The genomic segment GTAGCTGTCGCCGATCCAGTCATGCAGGGAGATTTTGCCGGCGGTCGAGTCGGCGGTGAAATCGGGGGCGATGTCGTTGATACGCAGGGCCATGATCCGCTCCTTGGCTTGAAGTCTGCGATATACCTAGGCGATGCGGGAGAATATTTCACCCCCCGCCGCAATCGCGCCAAAAGATCGGGAAGACGTTGCGCCTGGCTGGCGGGCGATAGAATTATCTCCCGCCCCGTTGCGCTTTGTGAAACCGGGTGACAGGCTGCGGGGCAACAGGAGGTCACCATGCTCACCAAGCGCGAATTCTATATCGACGGCCAATGGGTCGCCCCCGCCGCGGCGCGGGATTACCACGTCATCAACCCCGCCACCGAGGAGCCCTGCGCGGTGATCTCGCTGGGCGACCGGGCCGATACCGAGGCCGCGGTGGCCGCAGCCAAGGCCGCGCTGCCCGGCTGGCGCGCGACCGATCCGGCGGTGCGGCTGGGCTATGTCGAGAAGATCCTCGAGATCTATCAGGCCCGCTACGAGGAAATGGCTCAGGCAATGAGCCTCGAGATGGGCGCGCCGATCAAGCTCGCGCGCGAGGATCAGGCCGGCGCCGGCACCTGGCATATCTCGAATTTCATAAAGGCCGCGAAAGAATTCGAGTGGATCCACCCGCTCGGCGATGGCACCCCGGGCGCGATGATCGCCTATGAGCCGATCGGCGTGGTGGGGCTGATCACGCCCTGGAACTGGCCGATGAACCAGGTCACGCTAAAGGTGATCCCGGCGCTGATCGCGGGCTGCACGATGGTGCTCAAACCCTCCGAGGAGGCGCCGCTGAGCTCGCTGCTGTTTGCGGAATTCGTGGCCGAGGCGGGGGTGCCCGCGGGGGTGTTCAACCTCGTGAACGGCGATGGTCTCGGCGTCGGCTCGCAGCTCTCGCACCACCCCGATATCGCGATGATCTCCTTCACCGGCTCGACCCGCGCCGGCAAGGCGATCTCGCTCGCCGCCGCCGAGACGCTCAAACGCGTCTGCCTCGAACTCGGCGGCAAGGGCGCCAACCTCGTCTTCGCCGATTGCGATGAGAAAGCCGTCAAACGCGGCGTGCGGCACATGTTCGAGAACTCGGGCCAGAGCTGCAACGCCCCGAGCCGGATGCTCGTCGAGCGCAGCTATTACGAAACCGCCCTCGAGATCGCCGCCGCAACCGCCGCCGAAACCCGCGTCGGCCCGCCCGATGAAGAGGGCCGCCATATCGGCCCGGTGATCAACAAATCGCAGTTCGACAAGATCCAGGGCCTGATCGAGAGCGGCATCAAGGAGGGCGCGCGGCTGATCGCGGGCGGCCTTGGCCGGCCGGAGGGGCTCAACAAGGGCTATTACGTGCGCCCCACGATCTTCGCCGATTGCACGCCCGAGATGACGATCATGCGCGAGGAAATCTTCGGGCCGGTGCTCTCGATCATGCCCTTCGACACCGAGGAAGAGGCGCTCGCGCTGGCCAATGACACGCCCTATGGCCTGACGAACTACGCCCAGACGCAAGACCCGGCGCGGATCCGCCGCCTCGCACGCGCGCTCAACGCCGGCATGGTGCAGATCAACGGCCAAAGCCGCGGCGCGGGCGCGCCTTTCGGCGGCGTCGGCGCTTCGGGGCTCGCACGCGAGGGCGGGCGCTGGGGCATCGAGGAATTCTGCACCGTCAAATCGATCGGCGGCTGGGCCGACTGACCAGCGCCGCGCAGGCGGAGAGGTCGCAAGGGCGTATTTGGGCCAAGAAGAAGCGACAGGGTTTCTTCTTGGTTCAAATACGCATCCTTCCTCGCCGCTTGCGCAGGCTTCGGGTTGCGCGCGCCAACGCCGCGGGCCAGTATCGCGCCCTATTCGAGGAGACGCCGATGACCTTCACCCTTGCCACCTGGAACATCAACTCGGTCCGCCTGCGCGAGGCGCTCGTGTGTCGGCTGATGCGCGACGAGGCGCCCGATGTGCTCTGCTTGCAGGAATGCAAGAGCCCGGTCGAGAAGATCCCGATGGAGCAGTTCCGCGCGCTGGGCTACGAGCATGTCGTCGCGCGCGGGCAGAAGGGCTACAACGGTGTCGCGATCTTCTCCAAGATGCCGATCGAGGAGGTCAGGGCGGGCGATTACGCGGGGCTCGGCCACGCGCGCCATATCGCCGGGCGGCTCGCCAATGGCGTCACCGTCCACAACTTCTATGTCCCCGCGGGTGGCGATGTGCCCGACCGCGCGGTGAACGAGAAATTCGGCCAGAAGCTCGATTTCCTGACCCATATGCGCGATGATTTCGCGGCCAACCGCCCCGCGCGCGCGATCCTGGTGGGCGATCTCAATATTGCGCCGCGCGAGGATGATGTCTGGAACCACAAGGCGCTCCTGAAGATCGTCAGCCACACGCCGATCGAGGTCGAGCATCTGGCGCAGGTGATGGCGGCGGGCGATTGGGTCGATGTCACGCGGCAAGATATCCCCGAGGGGCGGCTCTATTCGTGGTGGAGCTATCGCTCGCCCGATTGGGACACCGCCGACAAGGGCCGCCGGCTCGATCATGTCTGGGCGACCCCCGATATCGCGCCCGCCGCGCGCGGCAGCCGGATCTTGCGCGCGGTGCGCGGCTGGGAGCAGCCCTCCGATCATGCGCCGGTCTTCGCGACCTTTGATTTGTGAGACATTTCCGCCTGCCCCCTTGGCGGCGCGCGGCTTCGCGCGCATATAGGGGGCAACCCATTCCGAGGAGGATCGCGCCATGTTTGGAACCGATGCAACCCCCGCGCCGACGCAGCTCGTCACCGATGTGAGTGAGGCCAATTTCATGGCCGAGGTCGTCGACAAGTCGATGACCGTGCCGGTGATCGTCGATTTCTGGGCGCCCTGGTGCGGGCCCTGCCGTCAGCTCGGGCCGGCGCTCGAGGCGGCGGTGCAGGAGGCCAAGGGCAAGGTCGTGATGGCCAAGGTCAATGTCGATGAAAACCAGATGATCGCGGGCCAGATGCGGGTGCAGTCGATCCCGACGGTCTATGCCTTCTGGCAGGGCCAGCCGGTCGACGGGTTCCAGGGCGCGCTGCCGGCCTCGGAGCTGAAGAAATTCGTCGAGAAGCTCGCCGCGCTGGCGGGCGACGGGGGCCTCGCGGATGCGGTGGCCGCCGCCGAGGAGATGCTGGCCGAGGGCGCCGCGGTGGACGCGGCCGAGACTTTCGCCGCGATCCTCGAGGAGGATGGCGAGAACGCCGAGGCCTATGGCGGGCTCGTGCGCGCGCATCTGGCGCTTGGCAATCTCGATCAGGCCGAGGCTTTCCTTGCCGGTGTGCCCGCGAAGATCGCCGCCTCTGCGCCGGTCGAGGCGGCGCGCGCGCAGGTTGCGCTCGCCCGTCAGGCCGAGAAGGCGGGCCCGCTCGATGCGCTGAAATCGGCGGTCGAGGCCGATCCGGCGGATGCGCAGGCGCGCTTCGATTATGCCCAGGCGCTGCATGCCGGCGGCCAGATCGAGGAGGCGGTCGACCAGCTTCTCGAGCTCTTCCGCCGCGACCGCGAATGGAACGAGGGCGCCGCGAAGACCCAGCTTTTCACCATCTTCGACGCGCTCAAGCCCAATGACCCGATCGTGCTCAAGGGCCGGCGCAAGCTCTCGTCGATGGTATTTGCCTGAGCGGCCGCGCGCCCTAAGTGGTCTGCCATGATGAACCCCGGCGACCTTCCCGATGTGATCCCGATCTTCCCGCTTTCCGGGGCGCTTTTGCTGCCTCGGGGGCGCTTGCCGCTCCATATCTTCGAGCCGCGCTATCTGCAGATGATCGAGGATTGTCTGAAGACCCGCGCGCGACTGATCGGTATGATCCAGCCGCGCCGCTGCCCGGGCGGGGCGGAGAAACTGAGCGCGATCGGCTGCGTGGGGCGGCTGACCGGCTTTTCCGAGACCGAGGACGGGCGCTACATGATCACCCTCTCGGGGATCTCGCGCTACCGCGTGATCGAGGAGATCGAGGGCTTCACCCCCTATCGCCGCGCCCGCGTGAGCTGGGCGGATTTCGCCCGCGATATCGGCCCCGCCGAACATGACCCGGGCTTTGATCGCGACCCGTTCATGGGGCTTTTGTGCCGCTATTTCGGGGCGCGCGGGCTCGATACCGATTGGGAGGCGATGAAGGATGCCGAGGAGGAGCTGCTGATCAACTCGCTCGCGATGCTGTTGCCGCTCGAACCCGAGGATAAACAGGCGCTGCTCGAGGCGCCCGATCTGACCGGCCGGCGCGAGACGTTGGCGGCGCTGATGGAATTCGCGCTGCGCGGTTGCGGCGAGGAGGGGATGCAATGACCGAGGCGAAACCGCTCTTCGACCGGCGCATGCTCGAGGCGCTGGTCTGCCCGGTGACCCAAGGGCCGCTCAGCTATGACGCCGAGCGTCAGGAGCTCGTCTCGCGCGCCGCGCATCTGGCCTTCCCGATCCGCGGCGGTATCCCGATCATGCTCGTCGACGAGGCGCGCGCGCTCGATTAAAGCGCGCGGCCCTGCATCAGCCGCGGCAGCGGGCCCGAGAGCCCGGCGGCTTGGCGCATGAACCCCTGCCGCAGGCCCGGGATCGCGTTGACGACGCCCATGCCGAGATCGCGCCCCGCCCGCAGGATCGGATTATCGTTTGAAAACAGCTTGTTGACGCTATCCATCCCGAGCGCGAGCGCCGTCGAATCGAACCGCCGCCAGCCCTGATAGCGCTCCAGCACGTCGAGCGCGCCGAGATCCTCGCCCCGCCGCATCGCCTCGACCAGAATCTCCGCCAGCGCGGCCACATCGCGCAGCCCGAGGTTCAGCCCCTGACCCGCGATCGGGTGCACGCCATGCGCCGCATCGCCGATCAGCGCCACCCGCGGCGCCGCATAGGCCCGCGCGAGCGTGAGGTTGAGCGGGTAGCTGAACCGCGGCCCCGCGAGCCGGATTTCGCCCAGGAAATCGCCAAAGCGCGGCCGCAGGATCGCGAGAAAATCGGCATCCGGGAGCGCCGCGATGCGCTTGGCGTTGGCGTCGGTCTCCGACCAGACGATCGAGCTGCGGTTGCCCGGCAGCGGCAAGATCGCGAGCGGCCCGCTCGTCATGAAGAACTGATGCGCGATGCCGTTATGCGGGCGCTCATGGTCGAGCGCGGCGACGAGCGCGGTCTGGCCATAGCCCCAGCCCTCGCGCCCGATGCCTGCGCGTTCGGCCACGCCCGAGCGGCGGCCATCGGCGCCGACGAGGAGCCTTGCGCCGAGCATCCGCCCGTCCGAAAGCGTCGCTCGGATGCCGCCGGGGACGACGTCTTGCGCGGTGATCGCGGTCTCATGGATCAGCGTGATCGCCGGGCTCGCCTCCATCGCGTCGAGAAAGGCGCGGTAGAGGAAGCGGTCCTCGAGCATGTAGCCCACCGGCGCCTGATCGAGCTCGCGCGCGTCGAAATGCAGAAAGAACGGCGCCGCGCCCTCGCCCGGGCGGCCATCGGCGGCTTTCACCTCCATCATCGGCTGCGCCGACTGCGCGACCGCAGGCCAGACCCCGATCGCCGCGAGGAGCTTTTGCGAGGCGAGCGCGAGCGCATAGGCGCGCCCGTCGAATTCATCGGCGGCGCGGGCGCGCGCGGGCGCCGCATCGACCACGGTCACGGAAAGCCCCGCGCCAGCCAGCGCGAGCGCGAGCGCCGGGCCATTGAGGCCACCCCCGGCGATGAGAATATCGGAATCGTGTTTCATGGGCGTTACTATGGCGCGATCGGCGGGATTGTCCATGCGCGCCTCTGTCGCTAGCCTCGGCCGAGGCCAAGGAGGTGCGGATGGATCGGTTCAAGAGCGCGGCGGAACAGGGGCGGGCGATTGCGGCGGGCAAGCTCTGCCCGGTGGACATGGCCGAGGCCTATCTCGAGGCCGCGGCGGGCGCGCCCGATGTCTATGCGCGGCTGACGCCGAAACGCGCGCGCGCCGAGGCGATGGCGGCGCGGGCGCGGGCGCGCGCGGGCGTGCGGCGCGGGCTTCTCGACGGGGTGGCGCTGAGCTGGAAGGATCTGTTCGACAGCGCGGGCGTGGCGACCGAGGCGGGCTCGCAGCTTCTCGAGGGGCGGATCCCCGAGGAGGACGCCGCCGTTCTCGCGCAGGCGACGCTTGCGGGCACGGTCTGCCTTGGCAAGACCCATATGACCGAGCTCGCGTTCTCCGGCCTCGGCGTGAACCCGATGACCGCGACGCCGCCCAATGCGATCGTGCCGCATCTCGCGCCGGGCGGGTCGAGCTCGGGCGCGGCGGTCTCGGTGAAACGCGGCCTCGCGGCGGCCGCGGTGGGCTCCGATACCGGCGGCTCGGTGCGCATCCCCTCGGCCTGGAACGAGCTCGTCGGGCTGAAAACCACCCATGGCCGGGTCTCGACCCAGGGCGTCGTGCCGCTGTGCAACCGCTTCGATACGGTCGGGCCGCTCGCGCGCACCGTCGAGGATTGCGCCGAGGTTCTGGCGGTGCTCGAGGGGCGCCCGGCGCCCGATCTGCGTGGCGCGCGCCTCGCGGGGGCGCGGCTTCTGGTGCTCGAGGGGCTGCCCTTCGAGGGCACCCGCGAGGCGCCCGCGCGCGGCTTCGAGGCGGCGGTCGAACGGCTCGGGCGCGGCGGCGCGCGCATCGAGCGGCGCGCGTTGCCGATGGTTCGGCCGGCGATGGATCTCTCGGGGATCCTTTTCGCGCCAGAGGCTTACGGGATCTGGAAAGAGGTGATCGAGGCCGCGCCAGAGAAGATGTATCCGGTGATCCTCGAGCGGTTCCGCGGCGGCGCGGGGATCCTGGCGGCCGATTATGTCGCCGCCTGGGAGGCGCTTGCGGGCTATCGCGCGGCCTGGGCCGAGGCCACGGCGGGCTATGATGCGGTGCTCGTGCCGACCTCGCCGATCCTGCCGCCCGATGCGCGCCGGCTGCTCACCGACCCGGCCTATTTCGCCTCCGAAAACCTGCTCGCGCTGCGCAACACCCGGATCGGCAATATCTTCGGGCTGTGCGTGCTGACCCTGCCCACCGGCGAGCCGATGTGCGGCATCAGCCTGATGGGCCGCCCGGGCGGCGAGGCGGCGCTATTGCGGCTCGGCCAGGCCGCCGAGGCCGCACTTGGCTGAAATGCCACAATCTTCCGCAGGTTGCGCGCGGGCGGCGGCGCTTTTTCTGGACGCGCCGCGGCCGAGCCTGTAACCTCCGGGGAAACGGGGCGAAATGACCCCGAGATTGAGGCACAGATGGCGTTTCCCGAGCGGTTCTCGAACCTGCCCGAATATGCGTTTCCGCGGCTGCGGGCGCTTCTTGACGAGCACGCCCCCGGCGGCGAACAAATCGCCATGACGATTGGCGAGCCGCGCCATGCGCTGCCCGGCTTCGTTGCGCCGGTTCTGGCGCAACATATTGCAGAATTTGGGAAATATCCGGTCAATGAGGGCACGCCCGAGCTGCTCGCGGCGATCGCGGGCTGGATCGACCGGCGCTTTGGCGTCGATCTCGCGCCCGGGCGGATCATGGCGCTCAACGGCACCCGCGAGGGGCTTTACAACGCCGCCGTGGCGCTCTGCCCCGAGGAAAAACGCGGCCGCCGTCCGGTCGTTCTGATCCCCAACCCGTTCTATCAGGTCTATGCCGTGGCCGCCGCGACGGTGGGCGCCGAGCCCGTTTTCGTGCCCGCCAGTGCCGAGACCGGCTTTCTGCCCGATTACGCGAGCCTGCCCGCCGAGGTGCTCGACCGCACCGCGATCGCCTATCTGTGCTCGCCCGCGAACCCGCAGGGCGCGGTCGCCTCGCGGGCCTATCTCGAGACGCTGATCGGGCTCGCCGAGAAACATGATTTCCAGATTTTCGCCGATGAATGCTATTCGGAGCTGTGGCGCACCGAGCCGCCGCCCGGCGCGCTCGAAGTGGCGGCCAGGATCGGCGCCGACCCCGAGCGCGTGGTGATCTTCCATTCGCTCTCGAAACGCTCGAACCTGCCGGGGCTGCGCTCGGGCTTTTGCGCGGGCGGGCCCGAGTCGATCCGCCGCATCCGCCAGCTGCGCGCCTATGCCGGGGCGCCGCTGCCTCTGCCGGTGCAGCGGGTGTCGGAGGTGGCCTGGGCGGACGAGGCGCATGTCATCGAGAACCGCGCGCTCTATGCCGAGAAATATGCGATCGCCGAGGAAATCTTCAGCGGTGTCAACAGCTTCCAGCTCCCCGATGCCGGGTTCTTCCTGTGGCTTCCGGTCGAGGATGGCGAGGCGGCGGCGCTGAAACTCTGGCGCGAGACCGGGGTGCGGGTTCTGCCCGGCGCCTATCTCTCGCGCGAGGTGGCGGGGGAAAACCCCGGCAAGGGTTATATTCGGGTGGCTCTCGTCGCCCCAAAAGAAGAAACGCAGCGCGGGCTCCAGCGGCTCCGTGACTGCCTCTATGCGTGAGGACGGGCACATGGCATCTTATCAGGTAAGGCAGCGCGATCCGCTTCTGGACCAGAATACGCAGGCCATTCTGGAGCGTCGCGGCAAGGAGCTTCTGGGCGGCGGTCTGGTCGCTCTGGGGGTGATCGCGGCGATGATGCTGGCGAGCTATTCGCCCGAAGATCCGAGCTGGATGGCGGCCTCGGATGCGCCTGCGCAGAACTGGCTGGGCCGGATCGGGGCGGGGATCGCTTCGCCTTTGATGGTGATCGTGGGCTATGGCGCGTGGCTCTTGCCGCTCGGCCTGCTCGCCTGGGGCGTGCGGTTCATCACCCATCGCGGCGAGGAGCGCGCCTCGGGCCGGGCGATTTTCCTGCCGATCGCGGTGGCGGTGGCCTCGGTCTATGCGGCGCTTCTGGTGCCGGGGGCGGAATGGGGGCAGGCCTTCGGCCTTGGCGGCCATTTCGGCGACATGATCGCGGGCTCGCTGCTCGGCGTCACGCCGGTCTCGGGCTCGATCGGGCTGAAACTGCTCTCCGTCGTGCTGGCGGTGGCGGCGCTGGCGATGAGCTCCTTCGTGCTGGGCTTTGACCGCGCCGAATGGCAGGCGATCTTGCGCTTTTTGATCCTCGGCTCGGTCGCGGTCTATGCGACGTTGCTCACGCTCGCGGGCAAGGGCGCCTCGGCCTCGGTGCGCGCCGCGCGCGAGGCGGCAGACCGCGCGCGTCAGCGCCGCCTCGAGGCGGCCGAGCGCGCCGCCGATTATGCCGCCTGGGAGGCGCAGCAAGCCTGGACCGACGAGCCCGGCATGGCGCCGCAACCCGCGCCCGCCGCGCGGCCCTCGAT from the Rhodobacter xanthinilyticus genome contains:
- a CDS encoding LON peptidase substrate-binding domain-containing protein, which gives rise to MMNPGDLPDVIPIFPLSGALLLPRGRLPLHIFEPRYLQMIEDCLKTRARLIGMIQPRRCPGGAEKLSAIGCVGRLTGFSETEDGRYMITLSGISRYRVIEEIEGFTPYRRARVSWADFARDIGPAEHDPGFDRDPFMGLLCRYFGARGLDTDWEAMKDAEEELLINSLAMLLPLEPEDKQALLEAPDLTGRRETLAALMEFALRGCGEEGMQ
- a CDS encoding amidase; its protein translation is MDRFKSAAEQGRAIAAGKLCPVDMAEAYLEAAAGAPDVYARLTPKRARAEAMAARARARAGVRRGLLDGVALSWKDLFDSAGVATEAGSQLLEGRIPEEDAAVLAQATLAGTVCLGKTHMTELAFSGLGVNPMTATPPNAIVPHLAPGGSSSGAAVSVKRGLAAAAVGSDTGGSVRIPSAWNELVGLKTTHGRVSTQGVVPLCNRFDTVGPLARTVEDCAEVLAVLEGRPAPDLRGARLAGARLLVLEGLPFEGTREAPARGFEAAVERLGRGGARIERRALPMVRPAMDLSGILFAPEAYGIWKEVIEAAPEKMYPVILERFRGGAGILAADYVAAWEALAGYRAAWAEATAGYDAVLVPTSPILPPDARRLLTDPAYFASENLLALRNTRIGNIFGLCVLTLPTGEPMCGISLMGRPGGEAALLRLGQAAEAALG
- a CDS encoding exodeoxyribonuclease III, encoding MTFTLATWNINSVRLREALVCRLMRDEAPDVLCLQECKSPVEKIPMEQFRALGYEHVVARGQKGYNGVAIFSKMPIEEVRAGDYAGLGHARHIAGRLANGVTVHNFYVPAGGDVPDRAVNEKFGQKLDFLTHMRDDFAANRPARAILVGDLNIAPREDDVWNHKALLKIVSHTPIEVEHLAQVMAAGDWVDVTRQDIPEGRLYSWWSYRSPDWDTADKGRRLDHVWATPDIAPAARGSRILRAVRGWEQPSDHAPVFATFDL
- a CDS encoding FAD-dependent monooxygenase, whose protein sequence is MKHDSDILIAGGGLNGPALALALAGAGLSVTVVDAAPARARAADEFDGRAYALALASQKLLAAIGVWPAVAQSAQPMMEVKAADGRPGEGAAPFFLHFDARELDQAPVGYMLEDRFLYRAFLDAMEASPAITLIHETAITAQDVVPGGIRATLSDGRMLGARLLVGADGRRSGVAERAGIGREGWGYGQTALVAALDHERPHNGIAHQFFMTSGPLAILPLPGNRSSIVWSETDANAKRIAALPDADFLAILRPRFGDFLGEIRLAGPRFSYPLNLTLARAYAAPRVALIGDAAHGVHPIAGQGLNLGLRDVAALAEILVEAMRRGEDLGALDVLERYQGWRRFDSTALALGMDSVNKLFSNDNPILRAGRDLGMGVVNAIPGLRQGFMRQAAGLSGPLPRLMQGRAL
- a CDS encoding aminotransferase class I/II-fold pyridoxal phosphate-dependent enzyme, whose product is MAFPERFSNLPEYAFPRLRALLDEHAPGGEQIAMTIGEPRHALPGFVAPVLAQHIAEFGKYPVNEGTPELLAAIAGWIDRRFGVDLAPGRIMALNGTREGLYNAAVALCPEEKRGRRPVVLIPNPFYQVYAVAAATVGAEPVFVPASAETGFLPDYASLPAEVLDRTAIAYLCSPANPQGAVASRAYLETLIGLAEKHDFQIFADECYSELWRTEPPPGALEVAARIGADPERVVIFHSLSKRSNLPGLRSGFCAGGPESIRRIRQLRAYAGAPLPLPVQRVSEVAWADEAHVIENRALYAEKYAIAEEIFSGVNSFQLPDAGFFLWLPVEDGEAAALKLWRETGVRVLPGAYLSREVAGENPGKGYIRVALVAPKEETQRGLQRLRDCLYA
- the trxA gene encoding thioredoxin; its protein translation is MFGTDATPAPTQLVTDVSEANFMAEVVDKSMTVPVIVDFWAPWCGPCRQLGPALEAAVQEAKGKVVMAKVNVDENQMIAGQMRVQSIPTVYAFWQGQPVDGFQGALPASELKKFVEKLAALAGDGGLADAVAAAEEMLAEGAAVDAAETFAAILEEDGENAEAYGGLVRAHLALGNLDQAEAFLAGVPAKIAASAPVEAARAQVALARQAEKAGPLDALKSAVEADPADAQARFDYAQALHAGGQIEEAVDQLLELFRRDREWNEGAAKTQLFTIFDALKPNDPIVLKGRRKLSSMVFA
- a CDS encoding aldehyde dehydrogenase family protein, with the protein product MLTKREFYIDGQWVAPAAARDYHVINPATEEPCAVISLGDRADTEAAVAAAKAALPGWRATDPAVRLGYVEKILEIYQARYEEMAQAMSLEMGAPIKLAREDQAGAGTWHISNFIKAAKEFEWIHPLGDGTPGAMIAYEPIGVVGLITPWNWPMNQVTLKVIPALIAGCTMVLKPSEEAPLSSLLFAEFVAEAGVPAGVFNLVNGDGLGVGSQLSHHPDIAMISFTGSTRAGKAISLAAAETLKRVCLELGGKGANLVFADCDEKAVKRGVRHMFENSGQSCNAPSRMLVERSYYETALEIAAATAAETRVGPPDEEGRHIGPVINKSQFDKIQGLIESGIKEGARLIAGGLGRPEGLNKGYYVRPTIFADCTPEMTIMREEIFGPVLSIMPFDTEEEALALANDTPYGLTNYAQTQDPARIRRLARALNAGMVQINGQSRGAGAPFGGVGASGLAREGGRWGIEEFCTVKSIGGWAD
- a CDS encoding Trm112 family protein, which encodes MTEAKPLFDRRMLEALVCPVTQGPLSYDAERQELVSRAAHLAFPIRGGIPIMLVDEARALD